One segment of Castanea sativa cultivar Marrone di Chiusa Pesio chromosome 3, ASM4071231v1 DNA contains the following:
- the LOC142628830 gene encoding uncharacterized protein LOC142628830 — protein MRGMWNGLQALILNDCPYAYFIHCFAHRLQLALVKASKQVNPISGFFLPLLFFLIKIVNASCKRNEQLKVANANEITCLIDLEELKIGSGLNQIGTLQRPVETCWSPHFRSVSSLLRMFTLTLEVVQNITDNAIDGEHQAEAESAYDSLTSFEFVYILHLEKETMEITDKLHRGCLFRWGRRS, from the coding sequence ATGCGAGGTATGTGGAATGGATTAcaagctttgattttgaatgattGCCCATATGCTTACTTCATTCATTGTTTTGCACATCGCTTACAATTGGCATTAGTAAAAGCATCAAAACAAGTTAACCCCATTAGTGGGTTTTTTCTTCCATTgcttttttttctaatcaaaatTGTTAATGCTTCATGCAAGCGTAATGAGCAATTGAAAGTTGCCAATGCTAATGAAATAACATGTTTGATTGATCTTGAAGAGCTTAAGATTGGAAGTGGACTTAATCAAATTGGCACTTTACAACGACCTGTAGAAACATGTTGGAGTCCACATTTTAGATCAGTTTCTAGCTTATTAAGGATGTTTACTCTAACTCTTGAAGTTGTACAAAATATAACTGATAATGCAATTGATGGAGAACATCAGGCAGAAGCAGAGTCAGCTTATGATAGTTTAACTTCATTTGAATTTGTCTACATCTTGCATCTTGAGAAAGAAACTATGGAGATTACTGATAAACTTCATCGTGGATGCTTGTTCAGATGGGGACGGAGGTCATAG